In the genome of Hyphobacterium sp. CCMP332, one region contains:
- a CDS encoding sigma-70 family RNA polymerase sigma factor, translating into MAEKKVDISNRPQINLKGGKRHKLFIDEFMGYLDSLYNFAYRLTLDEDDANDLVQDTYLKAYRFFDSYEPGTNAKAWLFRILKNSFINEFRKKSKQPTKVDYSDLEHTYNSEDADSNKTVDLRTETERDKIGDEVATALNALDVDFRTAIILCDLEGFTYEEMSKILDIPIGTVRSRLHRARNLLKEKLKMYAKTLGYKS; encoded by the coding sequence ATGGCAGAAAAAAAAGTGGATATTTCAAATAGACCTCAAATTAACCTCAAAGGTGGAAAAAGACATAAACTTTTTATTGATGAGTTTATGGGTTATCTGGATTCACTTTACAATTTTGCATACCGACTAACCCTGGATGAAGATGACGCCAATGACCTGGTTCAGGACACCTATTTAAAAGCTTATCGTTTTTTTGATTCATATGAGCCGGGAACCAATGCTAAAGCATGGTTGTTCCGCATCCTGAAAAATAGTTTCATCAATGAATTTCGCAAGAAAAGCAAGCAACCAACAAAGGTTGATTATAGCGATTTAGAGCACACTTATAACTCTGAGGATGCAGATTCAAATAAAACGGTTGATTTAAGAACTGAAACTGAAAGAGATAAAATTGGTGATGAAGTAGCCACAGCTTTAAATGCGCTTGATGTTGATTTTAGAACTGCAATCATATTGTGTGATCTGGAAGGATTCACTTATGAAGAGATGTCCAAAATACTTGATATACCGATTGGCACGGTGAGATCACGACTTCACAGAGCAAGAAATTTGCTTAAAGAGAAACTAAAAATGTACGCTAAGACTTTAGGTTATAAGAGTTAG
- a CDS encoding glycosyltransferase family 2 protein, with the protein MEATDVKISLVIIAFNEEDKLANCINSAKEVVDDILVVDSYSTDQTVLIAGSLGARVIQNTFEGHIEQKNFALQNAYYEHVLSLDADEALSEQLRKNILKIKSGWQADAYKMNRLTSYCGKWIRHGTWYPDRKIRLFKKDAGSWKGSNPHDRFDVMEGKEISFIKGDILHYTMDNISDHLKQMDYFTEIMARDLHKAGKKSNYLKLIFSPMIKFVMAYFVRLGFLDGYYGLVIALNSAHASFLKYAKLMDFNRRGIDK; encoded by the coding sequence ATGGAGGCAACAGATGTAAAGATATCTTTAGTGATTATTGCATTCAATGAAGAAGACAAGCTGGCCAATTGCATCAATAGCGCCAAGGAAGTAGTTGATGATATTTTGGTCGTTGATTCTTATTCCACAGATCAAACGGTCCTAATTGCAGGATCACTAGGTGCAAGAGTGATTCAAAACACTTTTGAAGGACATATTGAACAGAAAAATTTCGCCCTTCAAAATGCATATTACGAACATGTCCTTTCTTTAGATGCCGATGAAGCACTATCTGAACAGCTAAGAAAAAACATCTTGAAAATAAAGTCTGGTTGGCAAGCCGATGCCTATAAAATGAATCGATTGACAAGTTATTGTGGAAAATGGATTCGTCACGGGACCTGGTATCCTGACCGCAAAATAAGACTTTTTAAAAAAGATGCAGGATCCTGGAAAGGATCAAATCCACATGACCGTTTTGATGTCATGGAAGGAAAAGAAATAAGCTTTATTAAAGGAGATATACTTCATTACACCATGGATAATATTTCAGACCATTTAAAACAAATGGATTATTTCACTGAAATCATGGCCAGAGATCTACATAAGGCCGGTAAAAAATCAAACTACTTGAAATTAATTTTTAGCCCTATGATTAAATTTGTTATGGCTTATTTTGTCCGCTTGGGATTTTTAGATGGCTATTACGGTTTGGTAATTGCCTTGAATTCAGCCCATGCTTCATTTTTGAAATATGCGAAATTGATGGATTTTAATCGCAGGGGGATTGACAAATAG